The segment AGGAAGCACACACAAAGGCGAGGAAGAACTTATTCTTTCAGTATATAAAAAATTAGTGTCTGATATTCCTGAATTAAATCTGATCATTGCTCCAAGACATCCTGCTAGATTCAGAGAGGCAGAGGAACTAGTAAAAGAAAAAAAAATCAATTGTATTAAACGTACAGACATGGATCGCCTTGATGCAGCATCAAAGATAAAAGGGCATGTAGTGATTCTTGATGCTGTAGGAGAGCTTTCATCAGTCTATGCCATAGCAGACATTGCAATAATAGGTGGAAGCTTTATTGATCACGGCGGACAAAATCTCCTTGAACCTGCTTTCTGGGCAAAGCCAATAGTGTGCGGACCAAGTACGCATAATTTCCCTTTTACAAAGGAATTCTATAAAAAGAAAGCGGCAATCGAGGCATCTCGTACAGACCTCTATGAAAAACTAAAAGAGCTTCTTAGCTCGCCTGAAAAAAGAAATGCATTTGGTTCAAAGGCAAAGGAGCTCTACAATGAAAAAGCAGGAGCAGTTGACCGGGCAGTATCAGAAATTAAAAAATATATCAGAAACTGATATTTCTCTTCCAAAATTATTCTGGTAATATACCCTATGACACTTTTTGAACTTTTATACTTTGTGGGCTGTTCAGCAAAAAAATATTACTCCATTAAAAATCAGAAGCGCCTTCCCTGCAAGGTTATAAGCATCGGCAATATCACTACTGGAGGCACAGGAAAAACACCTGCAGTAATCGCTCTTGCTGAAAATTTAAAAAACAAAGGGATGTTCCCCGTGGTGCTCACAAGGGGATATAAAGGCAGGGCAAAAGATCCGTGTTTTGTAGAAAACAAGACTCCTGCAGAAAATTTTCCATCATACATGCTTTTTGGAGATGAACCTGTTTTAATGGGCAAAAAGCTGAAAGATGTTCCGATAATAAAATCCGCTGACAGATATAAAGGAGGAATGTTTGCTCTGGATAATATCAAAGCAGACTCTGATAAAATCGTATTCATACTAGACGATGGATTCCAGCACTGGAAATTATACAGGGATAAAAATATTTTGCTAATCGATGCCGAAAATCCGTTCGGGAACAGAAAACTTCTTCCTATGGGTATTCTTAGAGAACCCCTTAAAGAAATCAGACGTGCTCATATTATTTTGATCACAAAGAAAAAAAATATAGACGAAGAACAGCTTAATCTTTTGATAGAAGAGATCAAGACCTACAACCCTGATGCAGGCATATTCTTTTCAGAACATAAGCCAGTTGGTTTTATAAAACAATCAGGAGAAAATCTGCCTCTTGACTGGGCTAAAGATAAAGATATCCTAGCGCTTTGCGCTATTGC is part of the Nitrospiraceae bacterium genome and harbors:
- the lpxK gene encoding tetraacyldisaccharide 4'-kinase; the encoded protein is MTLFELLYFVGCSAKKYYSIKNQKRLPCKVISIGNITTGGTGKTPAVIALAENLKNKGMFPVVLTRGYKGRAKDPCFVENKTPAENFPSYMLFGDEPVLMGKKLKDVPIIKSADRYKGGMFALDNIKADSDKIVFILDDGFQHWKLYRDKNILLIDAENPFGNRKLLPMGILREPLKEIRRAHIILITKKKNIDEEQLNLLIEEIKTYNPDAGIFFSEHKPVGFIKQSGENLPLDWAKDKDILALCAIA